The following are encoded together in the Tepidiforma bonchosmolovskayae genome:
- a CDS encoding VOC family protein, with translation MLTRIDHLILPVADPNAAAAAFERLGLVLTARTAHAGLGTANRAAFIGPDAARFVYLELLAIEDPALLPPARRHYRETLERGGGLASVAFAAADLDAALVRLSAAGAEIDRSAVRADDGRLLVDAAVVRGLPFIPFPLLLVSYPGGFEARYARSRALGRFEHTFPLRRLDHLAVLAPDLEAATRTWVDLLGLQAVGEITTPALVIRQLRCGDAILELLAPAGPGSPLAGRSPALLPVAAWEVEGPLEVAAALARERGFTCPPPEPGVIPGTIRTAIPAAELGGLAMQLLEYVARP, from the coding sequence GTGCTCACCCGCATCGACCACCTCATCCTGCCCGTTGCCGACCCCAACGCCGCCGCTGCCGCCTTCGAGCGCCTCGGCCTCGTCCTTACCGCGCGCACCGCGCACGCCGGCCTCGGCACCGCCAACCGCGCTGCCTTCATCGGGCCCGATGCCGCCCGCTTCGTCTACCTCGAGCTCCTCGCCATCGAGGACCCCGCCCTCCTGCCGCCCGCCCGCCGCCACTACCGCGAAACCCTCGAACGCGGCGGCGGCCTCGCCTCCGTCGCCTTCGCCGCCGCCGACCTCGACGCTGCCCTCGTCCGCCTGTCCGCCGCCGGCGCCGAAATCGACCGCTCTGCCGTCCGCGCCGACGACGGTCGCCTCCTCGTCGACGCCGCCGTCGTACGCGGCCTGCCGTTCATCCCGTTCCCGCTCCTCCTGGTCAGCTACCCCGGTGGCTTCGAGGCCCGCTACGCCCGCTCCCGCGCCCTTGGCCGCTTCGAGCACACCTTCCCCTTGCGCCGTCTCGACCACCTCGCCGTCCTCGCGCCCGACCTCGAGGCCGCAACCCGCACCTGGGTCGACCTCCTCGGGCTCCAGGCCGTCGGCGAGATCACCACGCCGGCGCTCGTCATCCGCCAGCTGCGCTGCGGCGATGCCATCCTGGAACTCCTCGCGCCGGCCGGCCCCGGGAGCCCGCTCGCAGGCCGTTCCCCGGCGCTCCTCCCGGTTGCCGCCTGGGAGGTCGAAGGCCCCCTCGAGGTCGCCGCTGCGCTCGCCCGCGAGCGCGGCTTCACCTGCCCGCCGCCCGAGCCCGGCGTCATTCCCGGCACCATCCGCACGGCCATCCCTGCAGCGGAGCTCGGCGGCCTCGCCATGCAGCTCCTCGAGTACGTCGCCCGCCCCTGA